The following nucleotide sequence is from Lysobacter panacisoli.
CGTCGACATCATGAACCTGCAGCGCGCGAGCAAGCTGATTCCGGCGAGCGAGCCGGGCGGCCTGATCGAAGTGCAGCTGGAGAACGGCGCGTCGTTGAAGTCGCGCAGCATCGTGCTGTCGACCGGCGCGCGCTGGCGCCAGATGAACGTGCCCGGCGAGGACCAGTACCGCAACAAGGGCGTTGCCTATTGCCCGCATTGCGACGGCCCGCTGTTCAAGGGCAAGCGCGTTGCGGTGATCGGCGGCGGCAATTCCGGCGTCGAAGCCGCGATCGACCTGGCCGGCATCGTCGCCCACGTCACCCTGATCGAGTTCGACGGCCAGCTGCGCGCCGACGAAGTGCTGCAGCGCAAGCTGCGCTCGCTCAAGAACGTCGAAGTGATCGTCAGCGGCCAGACCACCGAAGTGCTCGGCGACGGCCAGAAGGTCACCGGCCTGGTCTATAAGGACCGCATCGAAGGCGATTCGCATCGCGTCGAGCTGGAAGGCATCTTCGTCCAGATCGGCCTGCTGCCGAACACCGAATGGCTCAAGGGCGCGATCGCGCTGTCGCCGCGTGGCGAGATCGAAGTCGACTCGCACGGCCGCACATCGGTGCCGGGCGTGTTCGCCGCCGGCGATGTCACCACGGTGCCGTACAAGCAGATCGTCATCGCAATGGGAGAAGGCTCGAAGGCGGCGCTGAGCGCGTTCGACCACCTGATCCGCACCAGCGCACCGGCACAGACCACGGCTGCGGCCGCGGCGTAAACGAAGTCCAATCCCTTCCCCCGCCCTTGCGGGGGAACGCCGGTAGGGGGTAAAGCTTCACCACCCCTTTCATGAGAGACGTCGAGGCGAGGGCACCCCTTGAACCTGCGCGACCTCAAATACCTGGTGGCCCTGGCCGACCACAAGCACTTCGGCCGCGCGGCCGCGGCCAGCTTCGTCAGCCAGCCGACCCTGTCCACCCAGATCAAGAAGCTCGAGGACGAGCTGGGCGTCGCGCTGGTCGAGCGCGCGCCGCGCCGCGTGATGCTCACGCCCGTCGGCCGCGAAGTCGCCGAACGCGCGCGCAAGGTGATCGCCGACGTCGAACAGATGGCGGAGATCGCGCGACGCAGCCAGGACCCGGAGGCCGGTACGGTGCGATTGGGCCTCTTCCCCACGCTCGGCCCGTACCTGCTGCCGCACGTGGTGCCGCGCCTGCGCCAGCGGTTTCCACGGCTGGAGCTGCTGCTGATCGAAGAGAAGACCGACCAGATCCTCACGCGCCTGCGCGATGGCCGGCTCGACGCGGGCCTGCTCGCGCTGCCGATCCACGACGATCAGCTGCACGTGGAAGTGCTGTTCGACGAGCCCTTCCTCCTCGCCGTGCCGCAGCAGCATCCGATGGCCGAACACGATTCGCTCGACCTGCACGACCTCGACCACCAGCACCTGTTGCTGCTGGAGGAAGGCCACTGCCTGCGCGACCAGGCGCTGGATGTCTGCCACATGGCCGGCGCCGACGAACGCGACGGCTTCCGCGCGACCAGCCTGGAAACGCTGCGACAGATGGTCGCGGCCGGCGTCGGCATCACCCTGTTGCCGGTGCTCGCCGTGCAACCGCCGGTGCCCGCTTCGCCCGACATCCACCTGCTGCGATTCCGTGGCGACGCGCCGCATCGGCAGATCGCGATGGTGTGGCGACGCAGTTCGGCGATGGGCGATTTCCTGATGCAGCTCGCCGGGGAATTCCGCAAGCTGCCGGCGCAACTGCTGCGTCCGCCGATGTCCGCCCCCTCGCAGGACAGCCGGCTCTGAAGGTCATTCCACCAGGCCAGCCTGTCCAAGCCGGTAGCGCGTCAGCAAGGTGGTGCTGATCAGCATCGCGATGACCAGCAGCGTGCACACGGCATGCACGCGCCGGTTCGGCGACCACGCGCACAACAGCATCAAGCCGATGCCGGCCAGCTGCACCGCGCGCACCGGCACGAGCAGCGAACGCAGGCCCATCACCGCTTCCAGCACCAGCGCCCATGCACCGGCCGCGGCGAGCAGGCAGAAGAAGACGCCGCGCGTGTCGTAGTAGTGCCTTTCCGTGTCGATCGTGCCGTCGATCATTTCCGGCAGCAGCACGTGGCTGGCGATCACCAGCAATGCGGGCCCGAGCAGCACGAACGCGAAGCCGGTGTAGGTCCAATCCTGCACCACGCGCATCATCCAGAACGACCACCACATCTGCAGGTGCAGGCCGATCGCCAGCACCACCCACACGTAGTGCAGCCAATAGGGCTTTACCCGTCGCCGGATCTGCACCATGTTGCCGATGCCCGCGAACAGCTGGGTCAGCCCCAGGCCGAGCACCATCGACACCATCACCGCCAGGTAGTTGAACGCGTCCATCCGGCCGACCGCGCTAGTTGGCTGGCCGTGCGCCAGCGGCGCGAATGTAGCGCGCCCGGGGCGACGCGCGTGTCGCCGTGGCGGCGCTCGTCAGTAGTGCAGCAGCGACTGCAGCGGCACGCCGGCCGGCCAGCGGTCGCGCCCGCGCAGGGCGTCGAGTTCGATCAGCACGCTCGCGCCGACCAGGGTCGCGTCGAGTTTCCCGACCAGTTCGCGGGCCGCCGCCAGGGTGCCGCCGGTGGCGAGCACGTCGTCGACGATCAGGGTGCGCTCGCCCGGGCGCAGCGCATCGGCGCGCGCGGTGAGGCGATCGGTGCCGTACTCCAGCGCGTAATCGACCTCGACCAGCGGCGGCGGCAGCTTGCCCGGCTTGCGCAGCGGCACGAAGCCGGCGTGCAGCTTCTGCGCGAGCGCCGCGCCGAAGATGAACCCGCGCGATTCGATGCCGCATACCGCCTGCACCTCGCTCCCCTGCCACGGCTCGGCGAGCGCGTCGATGCAGCGGGCGAAGCCGCCGGCGTCGGCCAGCAGCGGCGTGATGTCGCGGAAGGTGACGCCCGGCTTGGGGAAGTCGGCGACGGCGCGGATCAGGGAATCGAAGTCGAACGAAGACATGGCGCGGTCCAGCACGGGGCCGGACACGATACCGGAAGGTCCGTTCAGGCCGGCAGCCAGCCCGGAGAAGCGTCGGCGTCGCCGAGCGGCTCGGCGCCTTCGTCCGGGGGCTGGTTCAGCGGCAGGGCGGCCACGATCGCCGAGGCCTCGGGCCAGACCACGTCCGGCACGCAGACGAGGATGGTCCCGAACAGCGGCAATTCGCCCATTCCGCCCATCAGCGCCTCGCCCTGCAGGAATACGGGGATCTCCTGCGCTTCCAGTGCGTGGCGCACGAGGTGGGCATCGATCAGGTTGGCGGCTTCGTAGACGACTTTCATCGGGCAGGCTCCGTGGAGGGGCTCGCGACCAGCATACGCCCGTGCGGGAAGGCGAAAAACGGCGGCAACCGCCCGCAGCGGCTAAACTTGACGGTCTTACCCGCCCACGCCGCCACGCATGTCCGCTACGCCACGCCCCGCCGCACCCGCTCCTGCCCCGACCGCCGCCGATGCCGCCACCGGCAAGCAGGACTTCATCCGGCAGATCGTTCGCGAGGACCTGGCCAGCGGCAAGCACCACGCGATCCGCACGCGCTTCCCGCCCGAGCCCAACGGCTACCTGCACATCGGCCACGCCAAGGCGATCTGCCTGGACTTCGGCATCGCGGCCGAGTTCGGCGGCGACTGCAACCTGCGCCTGGACGACACCAATCCGGTGAAGGAAGACCCCGAGTACGTGCGCGCCATCCAGGACGACGTGCACTGGCTCGGTTTCGAATGGCACGACCTGCGCCACGCGTCGGACTACTTCGAGGTGATCTACCTCGCCGCGGAGAAGCTGGTCCGCCAGGGCGACGCGTTCGTGTGCGACCTCACGCCGGAACAGGTGCGCGAATACCGCGGCACGCTGACCGAGCCGGGCCGTCCTTCGCCGTGGCGCGATCGGAGCGTCGAGGAAAACCTCGACCTGCTGCGCCGCATGCGCGCGGGCGAGTTCCCCGATGCGACGCGCACACTGCGCGCGAAGATCGACATGGCCAGCGGCAACATGAACATGCGCGATCCCGCGCTGTACCGCATCAAGCACGTCGAACACCAGAACACCGGCCGCGAGTGGCCGATCTATCCGATGTACGACTTCGCGCATTCGCTCAGCGACGCGATAGAGGGCATCACCCACTCGCTGTGCACGCTGGAATTCGAAGACCACCGCCCGCTGTACGACTGGTGCGTGGACAAGGTGGACCTGGTGAACTCGCCGGAGCTGCTCGCGCCGCTGCTCGCCAAGGGTTTCCCGAGCGAGGCCAGCAAGCCGCGCCAGATCGAGTTCTCGCGCCTGAACTTCAACTACCTGGTGATGAGCAAGCGCAAGCTGCTGGCGATGGTCAACGAAGGCCTCGTCGACGGCTGGGACGACCCGCGCATGCCGACCCTGCAGGGCATCCGTCGCCGCGGCTATACGCCGTCCGCGCTGCGCCTGATGGTCGACCGCGTCGGCATCAGCAAGCAGAACTCGCTGCTCGACATCTCCATCCTGGAAGGCGCGCTACGCGACGACCTCGACGCCGCCGCACAGCGCCGCATGGCCGTGATCGATCCGCTGAAGCTGGTCATCACCAACCTGCCGGCCGATCACCAGGAAGCGCTGACGTTCCCGAACCACCCGAAGGACGAAACCGCGGGCTCGCGCACCGTGCCGTTCTCGCGTGAGCTGTGGATCGAGCGCGAGGACTTCGAGGAAGTCCCGCCGAAGGGCTTCAAGCGCCTCATTCCCGGCGGCGAAGTGCGCCTGCGCGGCGCCGGCATCTTCCGCTGCGATGAAGTGATCAAGGACGGCGAGCGCGTGGTCGAGATCCGCGGCGAGCTGGATCCCGAATCGCGCCCCGGCATGGCCGGTGCGGACCGCAAGATCAAGGGCACGATCCACTGGGTCAGCGCGATGCACGCGGTGAAGGCCGAGGTGCGCCTGTACGACCGCCTGTTCCTCGTTCCCGATCCGGACAACGACGAAGGCGGCAAGACGTACAAGGACTACATGAATCCCGAGTCGCGTCGCGTCGTCACCGGCTATGTGGAGCCGGCCGCGGCCGCCGCTGCGCCGGAGCAGTCGTTCCAGTTCGAACGCATCGGCTATTTCGTCGCCGACCGCCACGATCACAGCAGCGACGCGCCGGTATTCAACCGCAGCGTCACCCTGCGCGACACCTGGGCCGCGAAGCCCTGAGGAACCCACCATGCGCCTGCTGACCGCCCTGCTTGCCCTGTCGCTGTCGACGCTCGCCGCGTGCGCGGCGCCTCCGACAGACACCGCACAGGCGCAGCCGCCGGCGGCGAGCGTACCGGTGGCGAAGCCCGCACCCGCAACGGCGTCCGCGCCCGTGGCGAAGCTTGATCGCAGCTGCGCGACCGACGCCGACTGCACGGTCAAGAACGTCGGCAACTGCTGCGGCGCGCTGCCGTCGTGCGTCAACGTCAACAGCCCGACCGATCCGGAAGGCGTGCAGCGCGAATGCGCGCGCAGCGGCCGCATGTCGGTGTGCGGGTTCAAGCCGGTCGAAGGCTGCCAGTGCGTGAAGGGCCAGTGCACGGACAAGATCGCGGAAGTGGAGCAGGTGCACTGATGCTGTACGCGCAGGTCCACCTCACCCTGCCGGCGTGGGTGCACGAGGCGGTCGATCCCGATCGCGCGTATCCCGGCGACGACGCCAAGGTCGCACTGGCGATCATGCTGTCGAAGCTCAATATCGAAGCCGGCAGCGGCGGCCCGTTCGGTGCGGCGGTGTTCGGTCCGGACGATCGATTGATCGCCGTCGGCGTGAACCGCGTGCTCCCGCACAGCTGTTCGCTGGCGCACGCGGAAACGATGGCGTACATGCTCGCGCAGCAGCGCACGCAGCGCCCTCGCCTCAACGCGGATGCGGTCGGCGAACATATCGGCCCGATCACCCTGGCGACCTCGTCGCAACCGTGCTGCCAGTGCTACGGCGCGACCATGTGGGCCGGTATCGACCACCTGCTGATCGGCGCGCGCAGCGAGGATGTGGAATCGCTGACCGAGTTCGACGAAGGCCCGCTGCCGGCGGACTGGGTCGGCGAACTCGAACGCCGCGGCATCGCCGTGACACGCGACGTGCTGCGCGAGGACGCGCGCGACGTGCTGCGTGCCTACGGCGAATCCGGCGGCGAGCGCTACTGATGTCGATTCCGGGCGATGCCCTGCTCTGCTATTGCCGCCCCGGCTTCGAGCCCGAGCTCGCCGGCGAGTTGAGCGAACGCGCCGCGCTCGCGGGCCATCCCGGTTACGCACGCACCGAGCGCAACAGCGGCTACGTCGAATTCCTCGGCGCCGACGCGGGCGCACTGACGCGCGCACTGCCGTTCCAGTCGCTGATCTTCGCCCGGCAGAAACTGGTCCGTATCGCCGAGCTTCGCGGACTCGATCCCAAGGATCGCATCACGCCGATCCTGCGCACGCTCGTAATCACGCTGTCGAACGCATACACGTTCGGCGAGCTGTGGGTGGAGCATCCCGATTCCGATGAGGCCAAGCCGCTGGCCGGACTCGCGCGCAGCTTCGGCAACGCGCTGCGTCCCGTGCTGCGCAAGGGCGGCTGGTTGACGGGCGTCGATGATCCGCGCCGCTCGCGGCTGCACGTGGTGTTCCTTGCAGGCGACCACGTGCTGCTGGCAATCGGCGAAGCCGGCGACAGCGCGCCGTGGCCGCTCGGCATTCCGCGCCTGCGCATGCACGCGGATGCGCCGAGCCGCTCCGCGCTCAAGCTCGAAGAAGCGCTGATGGTCCTGCTGAGCGAGAAGGAGCGCGAGCGCCTGTTCCGCGAAGGCATGCGCGGCGCCGACCTCGGCGCGTCGCCGGGCGGATGGAGCTGGGTGCTGATGCGCCAGGGACTGCGCGTCATCTCGATCGACAACGGCCCGCTGCAGGAGAAACTGCTGGAGAGCGGACGCGTCGAACACCTGCGCGAGGACGGCTTCCACTGGCAGCCGCGCACGCCGCTGGACTGGATGGTCTGCGACATGGTCGAACAACCGCGCCGCGTCGCCGAGCGCATGGCCACATGGCTGCGCGAAGGCTGGTGTCGTCACACGATCTTCAACCTCAAGCTGCCGATGAAGAAGCGCTGGGACGAGACGCGCCTGTGCCTGGACCTGTTCGAGAAGCAGGCGGAGAAGACGGTGCAGCTGCGCGCGCGCCAGCTCTACCACGACCGCGAGGAGATCACGGTCTTCGCGACCACCACGTCGCTGTCACGACCGTGAACGTTGCACATCGCTTCGACCCTGCATTTACCCGGGATTGACCCGCACGGGTCTAGCGTCGGCTCGCCCCACATCGGAGAGCGAGGCGATGACGTCACTTTCGACCGAACGAATTTCCCGAACCACACCGCGCGTCCTCGCGATCGCGCTGATCGCCGCGCTTGGCGCGACCGGGACCGCGTCCGCGCAACGCACGCAGGCCAATCCGGCGCGCGCGCAGGCGCAGGCTGAAGCCGCGGCGCAGGTCGCGTCCGACGAAGCAGACATCGCGCGCCAGAGTGCGCAGCGCGCACGCGATGCGACACGCAGCACCGACGGCACCTACAGCACGGTGCACCAGCAGGCCGATGAGGCGCAGCGCGCGTCGAACCAGGCCGTGAACGCCGCGTACGAGGCGCGCGGCGCGCAGGCCGCCGCACAGTACGGCGCGAATCCCGCCTTCGGTGCCGCCGATGCGAGCGCCGCCGCCGCGACCGCGACCGAAGCCAGTGCTCAGGCACAGCAGGCGGCAGACACCGCCGCGCAGCTGGCCAATCCCGCGCCGCAGCCTCCGCCGCCGTCGGCGGTTCCGCCCATGATGGGCCAGAGCACGCAGGTGGTGACGTTCACCTCCAGCCCGCCGAATTCGACGCTGGCCGCGAAGGTGGATTTCGATGCGCTCGATGGCAATCGCGACGGCCACCTCAGCCGCGCCGAGGCCAGCGCGAACGCGATGATCGCTCCCGACTTCAAGGCGATCGACGCCAACCACGACGGCCAGCTCAGTCGACGCGAGCTTGCCGGCGGCAAATGACCGGAAGCCGCCTGCACACGGACCCCTTCCGTCGGGAAGGGATCCGTTTCATTGCGTGATCATTGCCCCGCGGCGTGACGCCAGAAGGCGTGCGTGAGCGGTGGCAGGCGTCCCGCCAGTCCGAGCAGCGGACCGCGCAACAGCGTCGCGGCGAAGGAGTCGTTCGAGAACAGCCGGTTGATGCCATCGAACGCGTAGGCCGACACCGCATTGGCGCTGCGCTGCTGTCGCGACCACCGTGACAGGCGCGCACCCGCACCAGGATCGGCGCCGCTGCGCGCGGCCTGCGCTATCAGCGGACGCAGCGTGGCGACATCGCGCAGTCCGAGGTTCACGCCCTGCCCCGCGAGCGGGTGCACCGTGTGCGCCGCATCGCCGATCACCACGACGCGTCCGGCAACGAGCTGCTGCACCAGCTGTCGGCGCAGCGGGAATGCCGCACGCTTCGACACCCGCGTGAGCGCGCCGAGCGTGCCGGCGAACGCGGATTCGAGCTCGCGCAGGAACGCTGCCGGTTCGACCTGCAACAGACGCTCGGCTTCGATCTCGGGCAGCGTCCACACGATCGAACTGGTCCGACCCTGCGCGTCGTTCGCGCCATCGGCGAACGGCAGGAACGCGAGCGGGCCGGTCGGAAGGAAACGCTGCCAGCACGTCGCGCGGTGCGGTTGTTCGCTTTCCACGAACGCGACCAGTCCGCGCTGGCCGTAATCGTGGCGCGCGGTCTCGATGCCGGCGAGCGAGCGCAGTTTCGATTCCGCGCCGTCGGCCGCGACGACCAGCTTCGCGCGCAGCGAACGACCGCTTTCCAGGCGCACGGTCGCGCCGCTGTCGTCCTGTTCCAGTCCGACGATGCTGTCGGGGCAATGCAGTTGCACGCCCGCGGCCGGCAACGCCGCCCACAGGCGGTCCACCAGCAAAGCATGCTCGACGATCCAGCCCAGCTCGCGACGACCGAAGGCATCGGCCTCGAACGCGAGTTCACCACCGCCGGCCGCATCCCACACGCGCATCGCACGATACGGCTGCACGCGCGCGCTGGCGATGCCGCGCCACGCGCCGAGGTCGTCGAGCAGCGCCGCGTTGTCCGGCGCGAACGCGTACACACGCAGGTCGAGGCGATCGGAATCGGTCGTCAGGCGCTGCCATGCGGGCGGCTCACGCGCCTCGACCAGCGCGACATCGAGACCATCGCGCGCGAATGCCAGCGCCGCGGTCGCGCCGACCACACCGGCGCCGACCACGATCACGTCCAGTCCGCCGCGCCGGCTCATGCGCGCGGCTCCCGGCACAGCGCGGGCACGTCGCCGCGATAACCCATCGCGCCGCCGACCAGCCACGCCTGCGCGGATGGCAGGCGATCCAGCACGAACAGTCCGAGGCTGCGCAACGGACGCAGCAGCGGCGCATCGTTCGCGGTGAGCCGCGCCAGTCCGTCGGAGAAACGCACCGTGCGTTCGCGATCGTCGTGGCGTCGAGAGAGCCAGGCATCGAGCAGCGAAGCGCTGCCGACGTCGGCCTGTGTGTCGAGCGCGCGCGCGTCGCCGATGAGCTCGGCCAGCGTCAGCGCATCGCGCAGGCCGAGGTTGAATCCCTGCGCGCCGATCGGATGGATGGTCTGCGCGGCGTTGCCGATCAGCACCGCGCGCGGCGTGCTGGTGCGCTGCGCGATCACGCGGATCGCCGGATGCGCGCTGCGCGGACCGCACGAGAGGAACCGACCGGCGCGCCAGCCAAACACCGACTGCGCACGCTCGAGGAATGCCGCTTCGTCCATCGCCGCGACCGCGTCGGCTTGTTCGCGCGCGACGGCATGGATCAGTCCGTAATGACGGTCGCCACGCGGCAACACGGCGGTAGGGCCTTCGTCGCCCAACCGTTCGTAGGCGGTACCGTCCGGTGCCTGCGAGGTGCGCAGGCGCGCGACGAACAGCGTCTGCGCGTAGTCGTGCTCATCGGCGGCGATACCCAGCGCGTCGCGCACAGGACTGCGCGTGCCGTCAGCGGCAACCAGCAGGCGCATGCGCAACAGGCGCTCGCCGTTGTCGTCAGCCACGCGCACGAGGCGATGCCCCTCCTCCTCGCCGGCCAGGCCGATGAAGCGCACGGGTCGATAACGCGTCAGACCGGTGGCCTCGGCGAGGCGCGCTTCCAGCGCTTCGCCGAAATCGCGTGCGACCACCACCCGACCGAATTCCTCGCGCCCGTAGCGGGCGGCATCGAGCACGCCGCGACCGAAATCGCCACGACGGCTGATGTGGATGCGTCGGATCGCGCCGGTCGGCGCGCGCAGCTTCTGCATCACGCCCAGCGCGGTGAGCGCATTGATGGTGGCTTCGGCGAAGCTCAGGTTGCGCTGATCGAACACCGCCGGCAGTTCGCCGGCGGGCGTGGCCTCGACCAGCCCCACGTCCACGCCGATGCGTTCCAGCGCGATGGCGAGGCTGGCGCCGACCAGGCCGCCGCCGACGATGAGGACATCATGGCGCCCGGGCTCGCGTGCAAGGGAGGACGGGGCCGGCTCGAGAGGTCGTGATGAAGGGGCCGCAGCAGGCATTGCGCTATGCTAGCGGTTCCTGAAGGCCGTTACCTTCATCCAGACCTGCCACGATGAACCGCCCCGCTTCCGACTCGTCCGTTTCCTCGTTGTTCGCCCCCGGCCCGCTCGTGCTCGTCGGCATGATCGTCATCGCCGCCCTGTCCCGCCTGCTGCCGCACCCGCCGAATTTCTCGCCGGTCGAAGCCGTGGCGCTGTTCGGCGGCGCTTACTTCGCGTCGAAGCGCTGGGCGTTCGCGGTGCCGCTGCTGGGCATGTTCCTGTCCGACCTCGCACTGGCGGCGATCAACGGCGGCCTGTACGCCACTTGGTTCGGCAACGGCGGCATCTGGCTGGTGTACCTGTGCGTGGCGCTGACCACCGCGATGGGCCTGGGCCTGCGTGGCCGCGTCAGTGGCGCGCGCGTGCTGGGCTACTCGCTGATGGGTTCGGTGCTGTTCTTCATGGTCACCAACTTCGGCTCGTGGCTGTTCCAGCCGATCCCGACCTATCCGATGACCGCGGCCGGCCTCGCCGCCGCGTACGTCGCCGGCATTCCGTTCTTCCAGTGGACGGTGCTGGGCACGCTGTTCTACGCCGCGCTGTTGTTTGGCAGCTTCGCTGCGCTGCGCCAGCGCGTGCCGTCGCTGCGCGCGCAGACGGTGTAACCGGACGGGCGCGGCGACGCGCCCGTTCCGCAAGGATTTCCGCGCATGGGCAACCGCCTCTCGAAGATCTACACCCGCACCGGTGACGACGGCACGACCGGTCTGGGCGACGGCAGCCGCGTCGCCAAGGACTCGGCTCGCGTCGCCGCGTACGGCACGGTCGACGAAGCGAATTCGTGCATCGGCCTGATCCTGGCCGGCGACGTTCCCGACGATATCCGCACGCTGCTCACCACCGTGCAGCACCAGCTGTTCGACCTCGGCGGCGAGCTGTGCATCCCGGGCCACGCCGCCATTTTCGACGTCGACGTGGAACGCCTCGAGCAGCAGCTCGACAGCTTCAACGAAGCCCTGCCGCCGCTGAAGGATTTCATCCTCCCCGGTGGCGGCGAAGCGGCGGCGCGCTGCCATGTCGCGCGCACCGTGGTGCGTCGCGCCGAACGCGAAGCGGTGTCGCTGTCGCGCGTCGAGGACGTGCGCCCGGAAGCTGTGCGCTACCTCAACCGGCTCTCGGACCTGTTGTTCGTGCTGGCGCGCGTGCTTGCGCGGGCCAGCGGCCACGGCGAAGTGCTGTGGAATCACGAGCGGCGCAAGGCCTGAGCCTGCCGGTCTCGCGCATCCAGTCGCCACCATGCGCATCTACAGCCATCCGGCCTGCACCCGCCATGATCCCGGTCCCGGCCACGCCGAGCGTCCGCTGCGCCTGGTCGCGGTGACAGAAGGCCTACGCGAGAGCTTTTCCAACCTCGATTGGGAAGAAGCCCCGCGTGCCAGTCGTGGCCAGTTGTTGCGCGTGCATGACGACGCCCTACTCGCGCTGGTCCTCGACACGCCGGTCGATGGGCCGATGGCACTGGACCCGGACACCGTGCTCGCACCGGGTTCGGCCGAAGCCGCGTTGCGCGCGGCGGGCGCCGGCATCGCCGCGGTGGATGCGGTCATGCATGGCGAGATCAGCCGCGCGTTCTGCGCCGTGCGTCCGCCCGGACACCACGCGACCTCGTCGGCGGCGATGGGTTTCTGCCTGTTCAACAACATCGCCGTCGCGGCCGCGCATGCCTGCGACAAGCACGGGCTGACGCGCGTGGCGGTGGTCGACTTCGACGTCCACCACGGCAACGGCACGCAGGCGATCTTCGACACCGACCCGCGGGTGATGTACCTCAGCTCGCACCAGATGCCGCTGTATCCCGACACCGGTTACGCCAACGAGCGCGGGGTCGGCAACATCGTCAACGTGCCGCTGCCGCCGGACAGCGGCAGCGAGGCGTTCCGTCGCGCATGGCAGGAACAACTGCTGCCCACGCTGGACTCGTTCCGCCCGCAGCTGCTCTTCATTTCCGCCGGGTTCGACGCGCACAAACGCGATCCGCTCGCGCAGATCGAGCTGGAGACGCAGGACTTCGACTGGCTGACGCGACAGCTCGTCGCGATCGCCCGTCGCCATGCCAACGGCCGTGTCGTGTCGATGCTCGAAGGCGGATACGACCTGGCCGCGCTGCGCGAATGCAGCGTCGCCCACGTCGGCGCATTGCGCGACGGACTGGACTGACGTCACGCCCTCTCGACGCGGCGTTCCCGCGCGAACATGGCGCCCGGGCACCGTCGTTGCCGTCTTGACGCGGAAATGAACAGCGGTGGGAGCAAGATGGTGCTCGCGTTGCCCGCTTGCCGGGTATGCGGCAAGCTAGCGACCCGTTTCCCCCAACGCCGATCACGGTCTCCGAGTGCACAGACCCCTACGACTGCTCCCGTTGTCGCTGTGCATCGCGCTGGCCCTGCCAGCGCACGCGGCCGATGGCGACGAGGAGAACTGGGGTCTATGCCCGATCGTCGATGCGGTCCCCGCGTTCGACGACGCACCGCCGCCGATGGGCGACATGGGCCAGCGTGC
It contains:
- the oxyR gene encoding DNA-binding transcriptional regulator OxyR; protein product: MNLRDLKYLVALADHKHFGRAAAASFVSQPTLSTQIKKLEDELGVALVERAPRRVMLTPVGREVAERARKVIADVEQMAEIARRSQDPEAGTVRLGLFPTLGPYLLPHVVPRLRQRFPRLELLLIEEKTDQILTRLRDGRLDAGLLALPIHDDQLHVEVLFDEPFLLAVPQQHPMAEHDSLDLHDLDHQHLLLLEEGHCLRDQALDVCHMAGADERDGFRATSLETLRQMVAAGVGITLLPVLAVQPPVPASPDIHLLRFRGDAPHRQIAMVWRRSSAMGDFLMQLAGEFRKLPAQLLRPPMSAPSQDSRL
- a CDS encoding adenine phosphoribosyltransferase codes for the protein MSSFDFDSLIRAVADFPKPGVTFRDITPLLADAGGFARCIDALAEPWQGSEVQAVCGIESRGFIFGAALAQKLHAGFVPLRKPGKLPPPLVEVDYALEYGTDRLTARADALRPGERTLIVDDVLATGGTLAAARELVGKLDATLVGASVLIELDALRGRDRWPAGVPLQSLLHY
- a CDS encoding putative signal transducing protein — its product is MKVVYEAANLIDAHLVRHALEAQEIPVFLQGEALMGGMGELPLFGTILVCVPDVVWPEASAIVAALPLNQPPDEGAEPLGDADASPGWLPA
- a CDS encoding glutamine--tRNA ligase/YqeY domain fusion protein, with the protein product MSATPRPAAPAPAPTAADAATGKQDFIRQIVREDLASGKHHAIRTRFPPEPNGYLHIGHAKAICLDFGIAAEFGGDCNLRLDDTNPVKEDPEYVRAIQDDVHWLGFEWHDLRHASDYFEVIYLAAEKLVRQGDAFVCDLTPEQVREYRGTLTEPGRPSPWRDRSVEENLDLLRRMRAGEFPDATRTLRAKIDMASGNMNMRDPALYRIKHVEHQNTGREWPIYPMYDFAHSLSDAIEGITHSLCTLEFEDHRPLYDWCVDKVDLVNSPELLAPLLAKGFPSEASKPRQIEFSRLNFNYLVMSKRKLLAMVNEGLVDGWDDPRMPTLQGIRRRGYTPSALRLMVDRVGISKQNSLLDISILEGALRDDLDAAAQRRMAVIDPLKLVITNLPADHQEALTFPNHPKDETAGSRTVPFSRELWIEREDFEEVPPKGFKRLIPGGEVRLRGAGIFRCDEVIKDGERVVEIRGELDPESRPGMAGADRKIKGTIHWVSAMHAVKAEVRLYDRLFLVPDPDNDEGGKTYKDYMNPESRRVVTGYVEPAAAAAAPEQSFQFERIGYFVADRHDHSSDAPVFNRSVTLRDTWAAKP
- a CDS encoding nucleoside deaminase — translated: MLYAQVHLTLPAWVHEAVDPDRAYPGDDAKVALAIMLSKLNIEAGSGGPFGAAVFGPDDRLIAVGVNRVLPHSCSLAHAETMAYMLAQQRTQRPRLNADAVGEHIGPITLATSSQPCCQCYGATMWAGIDHLLIGARSEDVESLTEFDEGPLPADWVGELERRGIAVTRDVLREDARDVLRAYGESGGERY
- the rlmM gene encoding 23S rRNA (cytidine(2498)-2'-O)-methyltransferase RlmM, coding for MSIPGDALLCYCRPGFEPELAGELSERAALAGHPGYARTERNSGYVEFLGADAGALTRALPFQSLIFARQKLVRIAELRGLDPKDRITPILRTLVITLSNAYTFGELWVEHPDSDEAKPLAGLARSFGNALRPVLRKGGWLTGVDDPRRSRLHVVFLAGDHVLLAIGEAGDSAPWPLGIPRLRMHADAPSRSALKLEEALMVLLSEKERERLFREGMRGADLGASPGGWSWVLMRQGLRVISIDNGPLQEKLLESGRVEHLREDGFHWQPRTPLDWMVCDMVEQPRRVAERMATWLREGWCRHTIFNLKLPMKKRWDETRLCLDLFEKQAEKTVQLRARQLYHDREEITVFATTTSLSRP
- a CDS encoding FAD-dependent oxidoreductase, producing MSRRGGLDVIVVGAGVVGATAALAFARDGLDVALVEAREPPAWQRLTTDSDRLDLRVYAFAPDNAALLDDLGAWRGIASARVQPYRAMRVWDAAGGGELAFEADAFGRRELGWIVEHALLVDRLWAALPAAGVQLHCPDSIVGLEQDDSGATVRLESGRSLRAKLVVAADGAESKLRSLAGIETARHDYGQRGLVAFVESEQPHRATCWQRFLPTGPLAFLPFADGANDAQGRTSSIVWTLPEIEAERLLQVEPAAFLRELESAFAGTLGALTRVSKRAAFPLRRQLVQQLVAGRVVVIGDAAHTVHPLAGQGVNLGLRDVATLRPLIAQAARSGADPGAGARLSRWSRQQRSANAVSAYAFDGINRLFSNDSFAATLLRGPLLGLAGRLPPLTHAFWRHAAGQ